The region CAAATCGTAAAATGATTTACATAGGAAATAGAGTCAATTCTTACTCTGTTAATCCCTTGGTATATTTAAAAGTAGCAGAAATTGATAATTTGTTAGGTATAGGAATTGTCGTGAATTCTGATATTAAAGAAAACACAGCAAATTATGAAAAGCAATTCAGCGCAAAACCATTTGAGATATTTGAGAAAATGAACGATGCTATCTTATGGGCGACAGAGCAAATATCTTTACAGGCTTAAAAACTTCCTTTAATTTAAAAGAAAGGAAGTAATTGTTGTCGGAATTGATTTAATTTATATGCAGTAAACGAACCAGTTAACTTATGAATATTATCCATATCAGTGCCGAGTGCTATCCAGTGGCCAAAGTAGGTGGGCTTGCAGATGTTGTGGGGGCACTTCCTAAATATCAAAACGCACAAGGAGAACATGCCAGTGTTATCATGCCCTTTTATGATCTGGCTTTTACAAAGACAAACCGCTTTAAAAATATTGGAAGTGGAAGCGTCAAATTAGCTGAAGAACATTTTAAATTTAATGTTCTCCAGCTCGTAGATAGAGACTTAGGTTTTACACTCTATTTGATTGATATTCCAGCATTGCTCTTTAAAGAATACGTCTATTCTGCTGATGATTCCAAAAGGTTTACTGCCTTTCAAATTGCTGCACTGCAATGGTTAGGTACACAAAAGCAACTGCCAGATGTGATTCACTGCCACGATCATCATACAGGACTAGTTCCTTTTATGATGCAATATTGTTACGATTTTGAGCTGTTTAAAAATACAGCCTCTGTGCTGAGCATTCACAATGCGCAGTATCAAGGATGGTTTTCTCACGAACTTATAGGCTGGATCCCTGCTTTTAAAGCAGAGTACACCGGATTGTTAGATTGGGATGGAAATATAAATCCGCTGGCATGTGCTATTAAATGTGCTTGGCGAGTCAATACCGTTTCTCCTAGTTACATGGAAGAATTAAAACAGCACGCTAATGGGTTAGAAGGTTTATTAAGTCATGAGTCTGCAAAATGTGTAGGGATTCTCAATGGTATAGATACACAAGTTTGGGATACGGTCACTGACTCCTATCTGGTAAAGAACTATACCCTAGCAACAAATACAAGTGGTAAAAAGGCCAATAAGAAATGGCTATGCGATACGTATAACCTAGATATTGATCAACCTTTATTTGCCTTTATAGGCAGGTTAGTTTATGAAAAGGGCTCTGACCTTTTTCCAGAAGCCTTCGAACAAGTGCTCCATAATCAAAATGTTTCTATCTTGTTATTAGGGTCTGGAGATCCTAAAACAGAAGAGGAGTTAATGCCTTTAAAAGATAAATTTAAAGGCAAATACAATTCGTATATAGGTTATGATGAAAAGTTGTCGCATATCGTCTACGCGGGAGCAGATTTTTTACTGATGCCATCTCGGGTAGAGCCTTGTGGTCTCAACCAGATGTATTCCTTAAGGTATGGGACTATTCCAATCGTTAGAGGTATAGGCGGATTAAAAGATACGATTGTGGATATAGAGGATAGCGGCTTTGGGTTGATGCATGACGGTACAACGGTGGAGCAAATAGTATCTTCTGTGAAAAGAGCAGCCACTCTTTATAAAGACCAGGTGAAAATCAAGAAATTAAGAAAACAAATCATGAACATAGATCATTCTTGGGATCGATCTGCAAGAGTCTATATACAACTCTATAACTCATTAACTGACTAATTATGATGAACGACAAAGTTTTAAGTATCATTTTAGGTGGTGGACAAGGAACAAGACTTTATCCACTCACTGAAACTAGAAGCAAGCCTGCAGTAAATATCGCTGGAAAATACCGATTAGTTGATATACCTATTTCTAATTGCATCAACTCTGGTTTAAAGAGAATGTATGTATTGACACAATTTAATTCTGCTTCATTAAACAGGCATATTAAGAATACCTACCATTTTAGTTTCTTTAGTGCGGCATTTGTAGATGTGCTTGCTGCTGAGCAAACTCCAGACAATAATGCTTGGTTTCAAGGTACGGCCGATGCCGTTAGGCAAAGTATGCATCATTTCTTGAGGCATGATTTTGAATATGTATTAATTTTATCTGGTGATCAATTGTATCAAATGGATTTTAATGAAATGCTCCAAGCACATATAGATGCAGGGGTAAAGATATCCCTTGCTACGATTCCTGTAAATGAAAAAGACGCACCATCTTTTGGTATCCTTAAGACAGATAAAGACAATAGCATCACTTCGTTTATTGAAAAGCCGGTGACCAGTTTATTGCCAGATTGGACCAGTCCAGTAAGTGATGAAATGAAAAAACAAGGTAAGAACCACCTGGCCAGTATGGGGATCTATATTTTTAACAAGGACCTACTGATTGAGCTTATGAATGATGAAAGCACTATTGATTTTGGTAAAGAAATCATACCACAGGCTATCGGTAAACATAAAATACTGAGCTATCAGTTTGAGGGGTACTGGACAGACATAGGAAATATAGAGTCATTTTTTGAAGCTAACTTAGGTCTTACTGATGATATTCCAGAGTTTAATCTGTATGATGACAAGCGACGTATTTTTACCAACTCCAGAGTGTTGCCTACTTCAAAAATATCGGACACTCATCTAAATAAAGCCGTTATTGCCGAAGGTTGTATCATTCAAGCTGCCAAAATTGAACGTTCTGTTATAGGAATACGTTCTAGAATAGGTAAAGATTCTACAGTAATCAATACGTATATGATGGGTAATGATGATTATGAATCTCTTGAGAAAATTGAAAAATCAAATATTAAAATTCTAGCGGGAATAGGAGAT is a window of Nonlabens sp. MB-3u-79 DNA encoding:
- a CDS encoding glycogen synthase: MNIIHISAECYPVAKVGGLADVVGALPKYQNAQGEHASVIMPFYDLAFTKTNRFKNIGSGSVKLAEEHFKFNVLQLVDRDLGFTLYLIDIPALLFKEYVYSADDSKRFTAFQIAALQWLGTQKQLPDVIHCHDHHTGLVPFMMQYCYDFELFKNTASVLSIHNAQYQGWFSHELIGWIPAFKAEYTGLLDWDGNINPLACAIKCAWRVNTVSPSYMEELKQHANGLEGLLSHESAKCVGILNGIDTQVWDTVTDSYLVKNYTLATNTSGKKANKKWLCDTYNLDIDQPLFAFIGRLVYEKGSDLFPEAFEQVLHNQNVSILLLGSGDPKTEEELMPLKDKFKGKYNSYIGYDEKLSHIVYAGADFLLMPSRVEPCGLNQMYSLRYGTIPIVRGIGGLKDTIVDIEDSGFGLMHDGTTVEQIVSSVKRAATLYKDQVKIKKLRKQIMNIDHSWDRSARVYIQLYNSLTD
- a CDS encoding glucose-1-phosphate adenylyltransferase codes for the protein MMNDKVLSIILGGGQGTRLYPLTETRSKPAVNIAGKYRLVDIPISNCINSGLKRMYVLTQFNSASLNRHIKNTYHFSFFSAAFVDVLAAEQTPDNNAWFQGTADAVRQSMHHFLRHDFEYVLILSGDQLYQMDFNEMLQAHIDAGVKISLATIPVNEKDAPSFGILKTDKDNSITSFIEKPVTSLLPDWTSPVSDEMKKQGKNHLASMGIYIFNKDLLIELMNDESTIDFGKEIIPQAIGKHKILSYQFEGYWTDIGNIESFFEANLGLTDDIPEFNLYDDKRRIFTNSRVLPTSKISDTHLNKAVIAEGCIIQAAKIERSVIGIRSRIGKDSTVINTYMMGNDDYESLEKIEKSNIKILAGIGDRCYIKNTIIDKNVRIGDDVKINGGPHLKDQETDYLVVKDGIVVIKKDAVIPKGFSL